The Pirellulales bacterium DNA segment CAATCAGTTCGCTGGTCGAAGGGCGCTTGCGCACCTCGGGCAGGTCGCGCAACCAATAGAATCGCAGCAGCACTTGGCGCAGCAAATCGCTTTCGACGTCGGGATGATGAACCCGCACGATTTCGGCCATCGTTTCCTTGCCCGGGAATTCGATGTAGTGGAACACACACCGGCGGAGGAACGCGTCGGGCAGCTCCTTTTCATTGTTCGATGTGATGACGACGATAGGGCGCTGTTGAGCCGTGATCTGATCACCGGTCTCGGCGACCGTGAAGCTCATGCGATCGAGCTCGTGCAAGAGGTCGTTGGGAAATTCCATGTCGGCTTTGTCGACCTCGTCGATCAAGAGGACCACGCGCTCTTGCGCGCGCAGCGCCCGGCCGAGCGGCCCGAACTTGATGTACTGGCGGATATCGCTGATATCGCGATCGCCGAAACGAGCATCGTTCAGCCGCTGCACCGTGTCATAGACATACAGGCCATCTTGGGCCTTGGTGGTCGACTTGA contains these protein-coding regions:
- a CDS encoding MoxR family ATPase, producing the protein MSFHLFTGTDTYLVTPELRDAVNVACALEKPLLIRGEPGTGKTVLAEAVAENLGRELVTWNIKSTTKAQDGLYVYDTVQRLNDARFGDRDISDIRQYIKFGPLGRALRAQERVVLLIDEVDKADMEFPNDLLHELDRMSFTVAETGDQITAQQRPIVVITSNNEKELPDAFLRRCVFHYIEFPGKETMAEIVRVHHPDVESDLLRQVLLRFYWLRDLPEVRKRPSTSELIDWIAALRRGGIAAAAIEKELPFLGVLLKRETDIETVLSNRRFGRVS